From the Cyclopterus lumpus isolate fCycLum1 chromosome 25, fCycLum1.pri, whole genome shotgun sequence genome, one window contains:
- the LOC117727937 gene encoding vegetative cell wall protein gp1-like, which translates to MTPQPHGQSAPLLHGPTAPLPLGPTAPRPHCPSAPLLHGPTAPRPHCSTAPLPLGPMTPLPHCPSAPRPHDSTAPRPLGPTAPRPHCPSAPRIHSPTAPLPHDSTAPLPLGPSAP; encoded by the coding sequence ATGACTCCACAGCCCCACGGCCAATCGGCCCCACTGCTCCACGGCCCCACTGCCCCACTGCCCCTCGGCCCCACTGCTCCACGGCCCCACTGCCCCTCGGCCCCACTGCTCCACGGCCCCACTGCCCCTCGGCCCCACTGCTCCACGGCCCCACTGCCCCTCGGTCCCATGACTCCACTGCCCCACTGCCCCTCGGCCCCTCGGCCCCATGACTCCACAGCCCCACGGCCCCTCGGCCCCACTGCTCCACGGCCCCACTGCCCCTCGGCCCCACGAATCCACAGCCCCACGGCCCCTCTGCCCCACGACTCCACTGCCCCACTGCCCCTCGGCCCCTCGGCCCCATGA